From a single Gimesia fumaroli genomic region:
- a CDS encoding IS4 family transposase, with product MPFISASHSNAASFSLFKRSMMQNASLPLSDVIDDQRWQQTFDEHEINFGSGEDDVYTPAITLWALISQVFFSGEQRSCKAAVIRVASLCAALGRRVCSTNTSAYCRARLKIPFIVIRDIVQQIAADAEAACDQNRVQTREQSAARLSPSSIADVKSRSTGGRILLVDGFTITAADTPENQRAYPQNPTQKPGLGFPVLRCVSLISMTTGLLVDLVSGPYSGKGSGETALFWQMRDALRPGDTLVADSYYCTYWLVSACRARGVQILMKNHHLRDDHPQNARRLSKRERLVTWSRPLQRPAWMTRQEFWQQPLTLTLRLVDVQISQPGYRAKTFTIATSITDRKAYPARWIAAVYQSRWLIELDIRSIKCSLGMDILRAKSPDMVLTELWSCLLAYNLIRLKMLQSSLSTDRDPRSLSFATTQQMLAASWLLGAVTKLTDELVALGQQVPSSEQVGHRTGRTEPRANKRRTKVLALLKQPRCHYHQQRKAIV from the coding sequence ATGCCATTTATATCAGCTTCCCATTCGAATGCAGCATCATTTTCTCTTTTCAAACGTTCGATGATGCAAAATGCTTCGCTTCCGCTATCTGATGTGATTGATGACCAGCGCTGGCAACAAACCTTTGATGAACACGAAATCAATTTTGGTTCCGGCGAGGATGACGTTTACACACCCGCAATCACGCTCTGGGCCTTAATTTCTCAGGTCTTCTTTTCCGGCGAGCAACGCAGCTGTAAAGCGGCCGTGATCCGTGTTGCCAGCCTGTGTGCCGCGCTGGGCCGACGGGTTTGCAGTACGAATACCAGTGCTTATTGTCGGGCGCGACTCAAAATCCCGTTTATCGTCATTCGAGACATTGTCCAACAAATTGCCGCTGATGCGGAAGCGGCCTGTGATCAGAATCGTGTCCAGACCAGAGAGCAGTCGGCGGCACGCCTCAGTCCTTCCAGCATCGCTGATGTGAAATCACGGAGCACCGGCGGTCGCATTCTGCTGGTTGACGGCTTCACCATCACGGCCGCCGATACTCCTGAGAATCAGCGTGCCTATCCACAGAACCCGACTCAGAAACCGGGGCTCGGGTTCCCCGTTCTACGCTGCGTTTCTCTGATCTCGATGACAACCGGACTGCTGGTGGATCTAGTGAGCGGGCCTTACAGCGGAAAAGGCAGTGGCGAAACGGCCCTGTTCTGGCAAATGCGCGATGCACTCCGACCGGGAGATACCCTGGTGGCAGACTCGTATTACTGCACGTACTGGCTGGTGAGTGCGTGCCGTGCGCGGGGCGTGCAGATTCTGATGAAGAATCATCACCTGCGTGACGATCATCCCCAGAACGCGCGGCGGCTGAGCAAACGGGAGCGACTGGTGACCTGGTCACGACCATTGCAACGTCCTGCCTGGATGACCCGTCAGGAATTCTGGCAACAACCGCTGACGCTCACTCTGCGTCTGGTCGATGTGCAGATCAGTCAGCCGGGGTATCGCGCCAAAACGTTTACGATTGCCACCAGCATCACAGATCGGAAAGCATACCCGGCGCGCTGGATCGCCGCCGTGTATCAGAGCCGCTGGCTGATCGAACTGGATATTCGCAGCATCAAGTGTTCGCTGGGGATGGATATTCTGCGTGCGAAGTCTCCGGACATGGTGCTCACCGAACTCTGGTCGTGCCTGCTGGCGTATAATCTGATTCGGTTAAAAATGCTGCAAAGCAGTCTCTCAACAGACCGTGATCCGCGTTCCCTCTCGTTTGCCACCACGCAACAGATGCTGGCTGCCAGTTGGTTGTTGGGAGCCGTCACGAAGCTCACGGATGAGTTGGTTGCACTCGGACAACAGGTCCCCAGCAGCGAACAGGTAGGCCATCGCACCGGCCGAACAGAACCCAGAGCCAATAAACGCCGCACCAAAGTGCTGGCTCTACTGAAGCAACCCAGATGCCATTACCATCAACAACGGAAGGCAATCGTATGA
- a CDS encoding potassium channel family protein, which yields MLKSPRHIHSPRLRFLYRIALFLGGAVLVDGIALVAGAVGFHYLEGLGWMDACLNASLVVTGNGPVDRPVTFGGKLFVTLYAILGVILFAAVIGAFLTPVFQRALYGLHRPRTNSQKRDSDQAASSE from the coding sequence ATGTTGAAATCGCCCCGCCACATTCATTCGCCGCGTCTCCGTTTTCTGTATCGGATTGCCCTCTTTCTGGGTGGGGCCGTGCTGGTTGACGGCATCGCTCTGGTCGCGGGAGCCGTCGGCTTTCATTATCTGGAAGGGCTTGGCTGGATGGATGCCTGCCTGAACGCCTCACTGGTCGTCACAGGAAACGGCCCCGTCGATCGCCCCGTCACATTCGGCGGCAAACTGTTTGTGACGCTCTACGCGATCTTAGGAGTGATCCTGTTCGCCGCCGTCATTGGCGCGTTTTTAACGCCTGTGTTCCAACGAGCCCTCTATGGTTTGCATCGACCCCGCACAAACAGTCAAAAGAGAGATTCGGATCAGGCGGCGAGTAGCGAATAA
- a CDS encoding GNAT family N-acetyltransferase, with translation MKIRPYQPQDLNTLKEITVEAFQGVSIDEGIEREFGTINHHDWKWRKARHVEADAIREPEGIFIAEVEEKIVGYISTWHDPEAGIGYIPNMAFIPECRGQGMGRKLLEYALDHFRQLKLSLAKIETLEQNAVGNHLYTSLGFKEIVKQVHFVAPLSPSDTEESL, from the coding sequence ATGAAAATTCGTCCCTATCAGCCACAGGATTTGAATACCCTGAAAGAAATCACCGTCGAAGCCTTTCAAGGCGTCTCCATTGATGAAGGCATCGAACGTGAATTCGGTACCATCAATCACCATGACTGGAAATGGCGCAAAGCCCGGCATGTGGAAGCCGACGCCATACGTGAACCAGAGGGAATTTTCATCGCGGAAGTCGAAGAGAAAATTGTGGGATATATCTCCACCTGGCACGACCCGGAAGCGGGAATCGGCTATATCCCCAATATGGCATTTATTCCCGAATGCCGAGGGCAGGGCATGGGCCGCAAACTGCTGGAATATGCACTGGACCACTTTCGTCAGCTCAAGCTTTCCCTTGCGAAAATCGAAACTCTGGAACAGAATGCAGTTGGCAACCACCTTTATACTTCATTGGGGTTCAAAGAAATTGTGAAACAGGTTCACTTCGTCGCACCACTGTCCCCCTCTGATACAGAAGAGAGTCTGTAA
- a CDS encoding Uma2 family endonuclease: MPESQTYTAEQFLDARIELPDAGRWTELEQGKIITLEPPDVEHGTIVLNFSKVLSVYLHKVDQGYACFDLGLLVERNPDTVRFPAVSLFKGGKRFEETDKAISEQIPAVIIEVASTIDRRRLMKTHVTEYVNWGVELIWVIDPQEKEVLEYLPGQGSQVIDISGKINGGEVLPDFSMTVEDLFAEPVWW; the protein is encoded by the coding sequence ATGCCCGAATCGCAAACCTATACTGCGGAACAATTTTTGGATGCCCGGATTGAGTTACCGGATGCAGGCCGCTGGACAGAACTGGAGCAGGGAAAAATTATTACTCTTGAGCCACCCGATGTTGAACATGGCACAATTGTATTGAATTTTTCGAAGGTACTGTCTGTCTATTTACACAAGGTCGATCAGGGATACGCCTGTTTCGATCTGGGATTGCTTGTGGAACGGAACCCGGATACGGTTCGTTTTCCTGCTGTCAGTCTCTTTAAAGGAGGGAAACGCTTTGAAGAGACCGATAAAGCGATTTCCGAACAAATACCGGCTGTGATCATCGAAGTGGCGTCGACGATTGACCGGCGACGATTGATGAAAACACATGTGACCGAGTATGTGAATTGGGGCGTCGAATTAATCTGGGTGATTGATCCTCAAGAGAAAGAAGTGCTCGAGTATCTGCCCGGTCAGGGGAGTCAGGTGATTGATATCAGCGGAAAAATCAATGGTGGTGAAGTACTACCTGACTTTTCGATGACAGTAGAAGACCTGTTTGCAGAACCGGTCTGGTGGTAA
- the rfbD gene encoding dTDP-4-dehydrorhamnose reductase, translated as MQITIIGSKGQLGQDLMTSLAAASHRLTGLTHQSIAIEDPNSFSVLDEGAPELIINTAAYNKVDLAETDLKNAFAINASGPEFLAHYCRHRNIKLLHVSTDYVFGQEADRRSPYKETDAPGPINAYGRSKLEGESLVQAICPQHFIVRTCGLYGKAGKTGNGNFVETMLRLGRERDELSVVNDQHCTPTSTRDLSTAITRLITTNQFGLYHATNGGQTTWYEFAQTIFDLTGIDVQVKPISSEEYPAAAERPRYSVLDCSKLEQVTGYSLPHWKQALATYLES; from the coding sequence ATGCAAATCACCATCATTGGATCAAAGGGGCAGTTGGGACAGGATCTGATGACGAGTCTCGCTGCAGCGAGCCATCGACTCACCGGCCTGACTCACCAGTCGATCGCCATCGAAGACCCCAACAGCTTCTCCGTCCTTGATGAAGGGGCTCCGGAACTGATCATCAACACCGCCGCTTATAACAAAGTTGATCTCGCAGAAACCGATCTGAAAAACGCATTCGCCATCAATGCATCGGGACCAGAGTTCCTGGCGCACTATTGCCGGCATCGGAACATCAAGCTGCTGCATGTCAGTACCGATTACGTGTTTGGGCAGGAAGCCGACCGACGCTCCCCGTACAAGGAGACCGACGCACCGGGTCCGATTAACGCCTATGGACGCAGCAAACTGGAAGGAGAGAGTTTGGTCCAGGCGATCTGCCCCCAACATTTCATCGTGCGTACGTGTGGTCTCTATGGAAAGGCCGGTAAAACCGGAAACGGAAATTTTGTGGAAACGATGTTACGGCTTGGTAGAGAACGTGATGAACTTTCTGTTGTCAATGATCAGCATTGTACGCCGACTTCCACACGCGACCTCTCGACCGCAATCACCCGGCTGATCACCACGAACCAGTTCGGCCTGTATCATGCGACCAATGGGGGACAGACCACCTGGTACGAATTCGCACAAACGATCTTTGATTTGACCGGGATCGACGTGCAGGTAAAGCCCATTTCGTCGGAAGAATACCCCGCCGCCGCCGAGCGACCGCGTTATAGTGTGCTCGACTGTTCCAAACTGGAACAAGTCACCGGCTACTCACTCCCTCACTGGAAGCAGGCTCTTGCAACGTATCTGGAATCGTGA
- a CDS encoding DUF4011 domain-containing protein: protein MEISAQNQDDDSPSVNPPQQIGIRADLDLCLNYASWQNSVPFLKALEIHNHSSEMMSDLVLEMQTEPPFARPKQWHFERIAPGTSIKVNDTLIDLDPAYLNGLNEAERGQVRFSLQQGERVLEERLDDVRVLARDEWGGFYAMADLLAAFVMPNDPAIARILKAAGEILAQHGHSAALDGYQQQDPARAFMQGAAIWSAIAAEGLTYTNPPKSFETVGQKTRRPAQILNDGLATCLDSSLLFAAALEAIGLNPVLILVEGHSFVGFWVIERTFHHLIETDSAEIRKGLAARELITFETTLVTHRPPSPFEAAIAAAKLRTLESVSDEFVAAIDVNRARMGQIRPLASHEDSQIKEVPPHTGNVAIPLPAMPAPGELALDFSEETPKTPEGRIERWQRKLLDLSLRNRLLNFRSTKQTVPFFCPDVPLLEDRLANQSSIRVISLPEQNPLGERDAKLHFQKTGQDIHTEFAVSALERNEISSPLPRMELDARLTNLYRIARNDLAEGGTNTLFLAVGFLKWKRTPEDARSYRAPLLLIPVKLTRKSVLSQFHLRHHEDDVRFNATLIQLLKKDFDRDISHFEADLPQDESGIDVPLVLDQMRRAVRDIPGFEVIDEIALSTFSFSKYLMWKDLVDRTAHLEENRVVRHLIRDPDKPFESDTTTAIPAPQDIDRKYIPTQLIHPLAADSSQLAAIMAAAEGHDFVLIGPPGTGKSQTISNMIAQCLANGKTVLFVAEKTAALDVVYRRLCQNGLGDVCLELHSHSAERKQFYSQLQKAWKASGKTDPSEWIKVNDRLKIKRDELNHYVAALHELDASGWTVYRGMGVSVKYRSLEAPLLDWDDSVQIDEQKWEALENIIDEIALTFRTITPNPALNSIRTTNWSASWEANLLRTIDTVIPAVAALESPLRNFVSAIGLEESDDYSLELYQRLRMLAGTLQEAAREKLRIIFDKDFSSLADQARKLKKDITAYQIAQSAISATYEPESLISIPVDDLDFQWRQAKSSFWPISFFAKRKVQKLLQTYAASGVSDPEKDLSQIRLMQKYLTNITNNALANRTPHWNGLQTEVGELTSFLQRAQEIRQTIVDFGQATDSLKLISSRLAPVIIDDSTDHPLLEAAQALLDANQAFIQSCTAFREIAGGNLFHKEEPRLINSTLATLESIKANRTELKRWVAWSAMKQQAQNNDLDQFVEALETQQITPEGLRQTFEVSFVRWWLPQAIDRSDTLRQFQRFKHEDTIEDFRRLDQLARTESATQVRNQVTHDLPKPDQVPRKSELGLLRHQMNLKRPSKAIREVISGMPETFARLAPCLLMSPLSIAQYLPPEQALFDVIIFDEASQITTWDAIGAIARGRQTIIVGDPKQLPPTNFFGRADDDEENEELEDYDRDLESILDEATASGLPLLQLNWHYRSQHESLIAFSNWNYYENNLITFPSAVTDDRAVSLKHLPEAIYDRGKSRTNRIEAETLVADAVERMKSWLSLAEDERPTLGVITFNSQQQTLIQDLFDQSLREAPELEWYFDDARIEPTIVKNLENVQGDERDVMLFSITNGPDEAHREAGHVSLNFGALNRQGGERRLNVAVTRARQELIVYVSFLPDQLKAERTTYQGVRDLKAFLEYAQKGKSILGANTGDAGHEFESLFEEAVASALTTKGWQIVPQVGVSAFRVDLGIVHPDKPGSFLAGIECDGAAYHRAATARDRDKIREQVLRNLGWEILRVWSPDWWYDSQGALDTIDLRLQELLENSRSEDTALDDAESTNLIVEPRAP, encoded by the coding sequence ATGGAAATTTCGGCACAAAATCAGGATGATGACTCCCCCTCTGTGAATCCCCCACAGCAGATCGGAATCCGCGCGGACCTCGATCTCTGCCTGAACTATGCCTCCTGGCAGAACTCGGTCCCGTTTCTCAAAGCACTGGAAATTCACAATCATTCGTCAGAAATGATGAGCGACCTTGTGCTCGAAATGCAGACCGAGCCCCCCTTCGCCCGCCCGAAACAATGGCACTTTGAACGAATCGCACCAGGCACCAGCATCAAGGTCAACGACACCCTGATCGATCTCGACCCCGCATACCTCAACGGCCTGAACGAAGCGGAACGCGGGCAGGTTCGCTTTTCCCTGCAGCAAGGGGAGCGCGTTCTTGAAGAACGACTTGATGATGTACGTGTCTTAGCCCGTGATGAATGGGGCGGATTCTATGCGATGGCAGATTTACTGGCAGCGTTCGTCATGCCGAATGATCCCGCCATTGCCCGAATTCTCAAAGCGGCTGGCGAAATCCTCGCGCAACACGGACACTCTGCTGCACTCGATGGATACCAACAACAAGATCCCGCCCGGGCTTTCATGCAGGGAGCCGCCATCTGGTCGGCGATTGCTGCAGAAGGTTTGACCTATACGAATCCACCGAAAAGTTTTGAAACGGTCGGGCAAAAAACGCGCAGGCCTGCCCAGATTTTAAATGACGGACTGGCGACCTGCCTCGATTCCAGTCTGCTGTTTGCCGCGGCCCTGGAAGCAATCGGTTTGAACCCGGTGCTGATCCTGGTAGAAGGACACAGTTTTGTCGGCTTCTGGGTTATCGAACGCACCTTTCATCATCTGATTGAGACCGATTCTGCAGAAATCCGCAAAGGCCTCGCGGCCAGAGAGCTGATTACATTTGAAACAACACTGGTGACCCATCGTCCGCCCTCCCCCTTTGAAGCGGCCATCGCCGCGGCAAAACTGAGAACGCTGGAATCGGTTTCTGATGAGTTTGTCGCCGCGATTGACGTCAATCGTGCCCGCATGGGGCAGATCAGGCCGCTTGCTTCGCATGAAGATTCTCAGATAAAAGAGGTTCCTCCGCATACGGGAAACGTTGCGATTCCGCTGCCGGCTATGCCTGCACCGGGGGAACTGGCCCTCGATTTCTCCGAAGAAACACCGAAAACACCTGAAGGACGAATCGAACGCTGGCAACGTAAATTACTCGACCTCTCACTAAGAAATCGACTGTTGAACTTTCGTTCGACCAAACAGACCGTGCCTTTCTTTTGTCCGGATGTTCCTTTATTGGAAGACCGATTAGCCAATCAGTCTTCGATTCGCGTGATTTCGCTCCCCGAGCAGAATCCGTTGGGCGAGCGCGATGCCAAGCTACATTTTCAGAAAACCGGTCAGGACATCCATACCGAATTTGCCGTCTCGGCTTTAGAACGAAACGAAATTTCCTCACCGCTGCCACGAATGGAACTCGATGCCCGCTTGACCAACCTGTATCGCATTGCCAGAAACGACCTCGCGGAAGGGGGAACTAATACGCTGTTTCTGGCTGTGGGATTTCTCAAATGGAAACGTACGCCGGAAGACGCGCGCTCGTATCGCGCGCCGCTGTTGCTGATCCCTGTCAAGCTCACCCGCAAGAGTGTATTGTCACAGTTTCATCTGCGTCATCACGAAGATGATGTGCGATTTAACGCCACGCTGATTCAACTTCTGAAGAAAGATTTTGACCGCGATATCTCGCATTTCGAAGCAGATCTTCCCCAAGATGAGAGCGGCATCGACGTTCCCCTGGTACTGGATCAGATGCGCAGAGCGGTCCGCGACATTCCCGGCTTTGAAGTGATCGATGAAATCGCGTTGTCCACATTCTCGTTCTCAAAATACCTGATGTGGAAAGACCTGGTCGATCGTACGGCGCATCTGGAAGAAAATCGAGTCGTCCGACATTTAATCCGGGATCCCGACAAACCGTTCGAATCCGATACCACCACGGCGATTCCTGCTCCGCAAGATATCGACCGGAAGTATATTCCCACACAACTGATTCATCCCCTCGCAGCCGATTCATCCCAGTTGGCAGCCATCATGGCGGCTGCGGAAGGACACGATTTTGTCCTGATCGGCCCGCCCGGCACAGGCAAAAGCCAGACCATCTCCAACATGATCGCGCAATGTCTGGCGAATGGAAAAACGGTTTTATTTGTTGCCGAGAAAACAGCGGCCCTCGATGTGGTCTATCGGCGTCTCTGCCAGAACGGGCTCGGCGATGTCTGCCTTGAACTGCACTCGCATAGTGCAGAGCGGAAGCAGTTTTATTCGCAACTGCAGAAAGCCTGGAAGGCGTCTGGAAAAACCGACCCGAGCGAATGGATCAAGGTCAATGATCGCTTGAAAATTAAGCGCGATGAACTGAATCACTACGTGGCTGCGCTGCATGAGCTCGATGCCAGCGGCTGGACGGTCTATCGCGGGATGGGCGTTTCCGTCAAGTATCGCAGTCTGGAAGCCCCACTGCTGGACTGGGATGATTCGGTCCAGATTGACGAACAAAAATGGGAAGCCCTTGAAAACATCATCGATGAAATTGCACTGACGTTTCGTACAATCACACCCAACCCGGCACTCAATTCCATTCGAACCACCAACTGGTCTGCCTCATGGGAAGCAAATCTGTTACGCACCATCGATACTGTGATCCCCGCCGTAGCAGCCCTGGAATCACCGCTCCGGAATTTTGTCAGCGCTATCGGGCTGGAAGAATCCGACGACTATTCGCTGGAACTGTATCAGCGGCTGCGCATGCTCGCTGGCACTCTACAGGAAGCGGCCAGGGAAAAGCTGCGGATCATATTTGACAAAGACTTTTCCAGCCTGGCCGATCAGGCGAGAAAACTGAAGAAAGACATCACCGCGTATCAAATTGCGCAATCAGCAATCAGTGCGACCTATGAACCGGAATCGCTGATCTCAATCCCGGTCGACGATCTCGATTTTCAATGGCGGCAGGCAAAATCCTCGTTCTGGCCCATTTCCTTTTTTGCAAAACGCAAAGTACAGAAGTTATTACAAACTTATGCGGCGTCCGGTGTCTCAGATCCGGAAAAGGATCTCTCCCAGATTCGGTTGATGCAAAAATATCTCACCAATATCACAAACAACGCGCTGGCCAATCGAACTCCGCACTGGAACGGCTTGCAGACCGAGGTGGGCGAACTGACGTCGTTTCTGCAGCGGGCACAAGAAATCCGGCAAACAATCGTAGACTTTGGTCAAGCAACGGACTCACTGAAGCTGATCTCCTCCAGGCTCGCGCCGGTGATCATCGACGATTCGACAGACCACCCGCTACTGGAGGCTGCCCAGGCACTGTTAGATGCCAATCAGGCATTCATCCAGTCATGTACCGCGTTCCGTGAAATTGCCGGGGGCAACCTGTTCCATAAAGAGGAACCCCGTCTCATCAATTCCACGCTGGCGACTCTGGAATCGATCAAGGCAAATCGAACTGAACTGAAACGCTGGGTTGCCTGGTCGGCGATGAAGCAACAGGCTCAGAACAACGACCTGGATCAGTTTGTAGAAGCACTGGAGACACAGCAAATTACGCCCGAAGGGCTGCGTCAGACTTTTGAAGTCTCCTTTGTCCGCTGGTGGCTACCCCAAGCCATTGATCGAAGCGACACACTGCGGCAGTTCCAACGCTTCAAACATGAAGACACCATCGAAGATTTCCGCCGACTGGATCAGCTGGCGCGCACCGAATCAGCAACTCAGGTTCGTAATCAGGTCACCCATGATTTACCGAAACCGGATCAGGTGCCACGCAAATCGGAATTGGGTCTATTGCGGCATCAAATGAATCTGAAACGGCCCAGCAAAGCCATTCGTGAAGTCATCTCGGGCATGCCTGAGACCTTCGCCAGGCTGGCGCCCTGTTTATTGATGTCCCCTTTATCGATCGCGCAATATCTCCCTCCCGAACAGGCTTTGTTCGATGTCATTATCTTTGATGAAGCGTCCCAGATCACAACCTGGGACGCCATCGGCGCAATCGCACGCGGGCGGCAGACCATTATCGTGGGTGATCCCAAACAGTTGCCGCCAACCAATTTCTTTGGCCGCGCCGACGATGACGAAGAGAATGAGGAACTGGAAGACTATGACCGCGACCTGGAAAGTATTCTCGACGAAGCGACCGCCTCGGGGCTACCGCTCCTGCAGTTAAACTGGCATTATCGCAGCCAGCATGAATCGCTGATCGCATTCTCAAACTGGAATTACTACGAAAACAACCTGATCACCTTTCCTTCCGCCGTCACCGATGATCGTGCTGTTTCGCTCAAACACTTGCCGGAAGCGATTTATGACCGGGGCAAGAGCCGCACCAATCGCATCGAAGCAGAAACACTGGTCGCCGATGCAGTTGAAAGAATGAAGTCCTGGCTCTCACTTGCTGAAGACGAGCGCCCTACGCTGGGGGTGATTACGTTCAACAGCCAACAACAAACGCTGATCCAGGATTTATTCGACCAGTCTCTGCGGGAAGCGCCCGAACTGGAATGGTATTTTGATGATGCACGAATTGAACCGACGATTGTGAAAAATCTGGAGAACGTTCAAGGGGATGAACGTGACGTAATGCTGTTCTCAATCACAAATGGTCCTGATGAAGCCCACCGAGAAGCCGGTCATGTGTCTCTCAATTTTGGTGCCCTCAATCGCCAGGGCGGGGAGCGGCGTCTGAATGTCGCCGTAACCCGAGCCCGACAGGAACTGATCGTGTATGTCTCCTTCCTGCCTGATCAACTCAAAGCAGAACGCACAACGTATCAGGGCGTGCGCGACCTGAAAGCATTTTTGGAGTATGCACAGAAAGGGAAATCAATTCTCGGCGCAAACACGGGTGACGCAGGGCACGAATTTGAATCTCTCTTTGAAGAGGCAGTCGCATCCGCTTTGACGACAAAAGGCTGGCAAATTGTGCCTCAAGTAGGCGTCTCGGCGTTTCGGGTTGATCTGGGTATCGTGCATCCGGATAAACCAGGATCATTTCTGGCGGGAATCGAATGTGACGGGGCCGCCTATCACCGCGCAGCCACCGCCCGCGATCGCGATAAAATCCGAGAGCAGGTTCTCCGCAATCTAGGCTGGGAAATCCTCAGGGTCTGGTCTCCCGACTGGTGGTACGATTCACAAGGAGCGCTCGATACCATCGATCTCCGGTTGCAGGAATTGCTAGAGAACAGCCGTTCTGAAGACACTGCACTCGATGATGCAGAATCAACGAACCTGATTGTTGAACCACGCGCCCCTTAA
- a CDS encoding toll/interleukin-1 receptor domain-containing protein, which translates to MTEQSFVQTAELFFSYSHQDESLRDELEKHLSLLKRSGTISSWHDRRISAGSEWAGQIDESLESADVILLLVSADFVASDYCYDIEMNRALERHSEGTARVIPVVLRPVDWHSAPFAKLQALPRDAKPITEWPNRDSAFQDVARGIREIFESQKRVSRIDEKVPTIGPWHMRIEGTVEEFDKNRLDEIVAKLRQISGDVNLTISNIQDGSVIIVFEGREDAFGKLVKSYDTKSLSKLLNCKVQSVELGEPLTSPPHYVRDNSQRIQGIVYEIGDGIAHIDCKIGSVHFYPEDLDGIDFKDLVVGQRVEFNVIDDPGDPAPDYPSSHPRARRASHLTKR; encoded by the coding sequence ATGACAGAACAATCCTTCGTTCAGACTGCTGAGCTGTTTTTTAGCTATTCACATCAAGACGAGTCCCTACGCGATGAATTGGAGAAGCATCTCAGCCTTTTGAAACGAAGCGGTACGATTAGCTCATGGCATGATCGTCGAATTTCCGCAGGTTCCGAATGGGCCGGTCAAATCGACGAATCACTTGAGTCAGCTGATGTAATTCTGCTACTCGTGAGTGCTGATTTTGTTGCATCGGACTACTGCTACGACATCGAGATGAATCGAGCACTAGAGCGTCATAGCGAAGGGACGGCACGTGTGATTCCAGTCGTGCTTCGGCCCGTCGACTGGCATTCCGCACCATTTGCGAAGCTTCAAGCACTACCCCGTGACGCGAAACCAATTACTGAATGGCCGAATCGAGATTCCGCATTTCAGGATGTTGCTCGCGGAATACGTGAAATTTTTGAATCTCAAAAGCGAGTAAGCCGTATCGACGAAAAAGTCCCGACTATCGGTCCTTGGCATATGCGGATTGAGGGAACTGTAGAGGAGTTCGATAAGAATCGACTTGATGAAATTGTTGCGAAACTTCGCCAAATCTCTGGAGACGTGAACTTGACGATCTCAAACATACAAGATGGAAGCGTGATTATTGTATTTGAAGGTCGTGAGGATGCCTTTGGCAAACTGGTTAAGTCCTACGATACGAAATCACTATCTAAGCTCCTTAACTGCAAAGTCCAGTCTGTCGAATTGGGCGAGCCACTAACGTCGCCGCCACACTATGTACGAGACAATTCACAACGTATCCAAGGCATAGTATACGAAATTGGCGACGGAATTGCGCACATTGATTGCAAAATCGGATCCGTGCACTTCTATCCAGAAGATCTAGATGGTATAGACTTCAAAGACTTGGTTGTTGGCCAACGAGTTGAATTCAATGTAATCGATGACCCCGGAGACCCTGCGCCAGACTATCCTTCGTCTCATCCGCGTGCACGGCGCGCTAGCCACCTAACAAAACGGTGA